A region of Anopheles merus strain MAF chromosome 2R, AmerM5.1, whole genome shotgun sequence DNA encodes the following proteins:
- the LOC121588583 gene encoding cystinosin homolog: MHILWWFILGVFVGGGRVRAYNVSLSLVPQSVVVTFGETASFNIEASGYVSSRFDLQLYWPQDAAMQIESNQTISFVEGWNNHSISLLIEPVKQGRFIVQPWVEPEGVVDDTRLFLLIKVAMFKPLMIISLMVGWAYTACWSAGYYPQIWLNYRRKSVVGLSFDFLYINIVGHISYVVFNVFLYWNTFVEDEYYRRHPFGLNPVIGNDIGFAVHAVFGTGFTIFQCWIYETGGNSVSKPAKAIIVTYLLIIFATMGCAMWNVMHWLDFLYVLSYIKLSTTMIKYFPQAYMNYRRKSTEGFEIMNRLLDLAGGLFSILQMVINAWNFDDWRSIGGDPVKFGLGIFSILFDLVFMFQHYILYRKRSVKIPAELPMLPK; this comes from the exons ATGCACATCCTTTGGTGGTTCATTCTGGGAGTGTTCGTAGGCGGTGGCAGGGTTCGTGCTTACAATGTGTCCTTATCGCTTGTCCCCCAGTCTGTGGTTGTAACATTCGGCGAAACGGCCAGTTTTAACATTGAAGCCAG TGGATATGTATCATCCCGATTTGATTTGCAACTGTACTGGCCCCAAGATGCAGCAATGCAGATTGAATCCAATCAAACCATATCTTTCGTGGAAGGCTGGAACAATCACTCTATCTCGCTGTTGATAGAGCCGGTAAAACAGGGACGCTTCATCGTACAACCATGGGTAGAACCGGAAGGAGTAGTGGACGATACACGGCTATTCCTGCTAATCAAAGTGGCTATGTTTAAACCATTGATGATCATATCATTGATGGTTGGATGGGCCTACACTGCCTGCTGGTCTGCGGGGTATTACCCCCAGATTTGGCTGAACTATCGTCGGAAAAGTGTGGTCGGACTAAGCTTTGACTTTTTGTACATCAACATAGTGGGACACATAAGCTACGTGGTGTTCAATGTGTTCCTTTACTGGAATACCTTTGTGGAG GACGAGTACTACCGACGACATCCCTTTGGACTGAACCCGGTCATTGGAAATGACATCGGTTTTGCGGTACACGCCGTGTTCGGTACCGGGTTTACCATATTCCAGTGTTGGATATACGAAACGGGTGGAAACAGTGTATCCAAACCGGCGAAAGCGATCATCGTTACCTACCTGCTCATCATCTTTGCGACGATGGGCTGTGCTATGTGGAATGTCATGCATTGGTTAGATTTCTTGTATGTGCTTAGCTATATTAAGCTCTCCACTACCATGATCAAGTACTTTCCGCAAGCTTACATGAACTATCGTCGCAAGAGTACGGAAGGGTTTGAGATCATGAATCGATTACTGGATCTCGCTGGTGGACTGTTTAGCATACTGCAGATGGTTATAAATGCATGGAATTTCG ATGATTGGAGATCCATCGGAGGCGATCCGGTTAAATTTGGTTTGGGAATCTTCTCTATTCTATTCGATCTGGTGTTCATGTTCCAGCATTACATTCTATACAG AAAACGAAGCGTTAAAATCCCTGCAGAGTTGCCAATGCTTCCAAAATGA